The Polyangium spumosum genome includes the window GTGTACCGCGCGGTTCACAAGCCGACGCAACGCGAGGTGGCCTTCAAAGAATCATTCTCGACTGAATACGCGCGGCGCCGCATGGCACGCGAAATTGACATCCAACGTGGCCTGGTGCATCCCAACGTGATGCCCATCCTCGACGCAGATCCGAAGGGCAAGTGGTTCATTATGCCTCTTGCGGATGGCGATTTGAGAAAACTGTCACCGCTTACTCATCCAGCAATAGTAGCAATGGTCACAGATGTGAGTGGTGGCCTGGAGACAGCGCATGCGGCGGGGCATGTTCACCGAGACGTTACCCCCGGCAATATCCTTCGCGTCACGGAAAACGGGGGCTCTCGCTTCGTTGTTGCCGATTGGGGATTGGTAAGGCAGCCACATGGAAAGACGACCGCCATTCTTACTTCGGACACGCGGTTCATCGGCACACTAGGCTACGCAGCTCCCGAAATGTACCATGACCCTCACGGGGCGACGTTCACAGCGGATGTGTATAGCCTAGGTCGGGTTGTATCGTATCTTGCAACAGGTAAAGATCCTGATCCTGTCATGATACAGTCGAACCTTCCAGAAGGGCCATGGTACAAATTTGTGCACCAAACCACACTACTGGACCCCAAGGCACGTCCGCAGAGCATGGCTGAGGTTCGGGCGCTATTGGCGACCGTAGTAGAAGAAAAGCCAAGCCCCATAGCTCCGGCAGCCAATCTAGCAGAGTGCGCCGAGACCGCGCGACGAACACTGGCATCCCTTCGTCGCCAACTGGAGTCTGAGGTCAGGCGTTTTTGCATCGCGATATCGCGCTCTACCGTCGACTCAGAGATAGTAGGAACGACCATCAGGGTGAAGGCCGTGCTTGAGCCAGGTGGCGTTATGGCCTTGCCTCACGCGATTCCACTTATTGTTTCGGCAACTATGGTCGGCGCACGCTTAACCGTGCGCGCCGGATTGGGTCACAAGGAAGATGGTGAACTCCGCGCGGTTGGTCACGGATGGGATGAGATTGATTCGACGGCGTTCGCCCAAATCGAATCAGCGCTGCTGGCGCTCCTAAAGGAGGTTTGACTGATGAGCACATGGTGGGTTGACGAAAAGCAACTCGACGAAGATCAGCGTGCCGTGGTGCGCCTGGGTGATACCGGCCGATTTCTCATTTCTGGGCCTCCGGGTTCAGGCAAAACGAATCTGCTGCTGCTTCGAGCGAACTACCTTCACGGGAAGGGAATGTATAATTTTGCAGTTCTCTCGTTTACGCTTGCACTGAAGTCGTTTCTGGTCGCTGGTGCCCGGCGTTATGGCGTATTCCCTCCCGATCGAGTTGACACGACAATGGGGTGGATGATGCGCCAACTTAACGCTAACGGGGGCTCCTTAGCCAATCTATCGGATGACCTGACTACGCGTCGTTCGCAGCTCGCGCAACGCCTGTTCGATCAGATAGAAGCGCGGAACCTTACGACGCTCCATACAACAATACTACTCGATGAAGCGCAGGACTGCACACAAGAAGAGATTCGCTTGTTCTCTCGCTGTGCATCTAACCTATTCATTGTAGGTGATGATCGCCAGCTCATCTACGAAAATGCGGCTGGGCTCGATGAAATATCGAAGCTGATCCCGGCAAAGGATCGCAAGGTTTTGCGATTTCATTACAGAAACGCACCACAAATCTGCGATTTAGCCGACCGTTTTGCGAAGGTAAGCAGGGGGCACGTTGCGATCAAGCCAACCTCAAACTACCCAGGACCACCTGGGCGCGTTCGTATACATCGCCAACCATTGCGTCAGCAGTTCGAACAAATTGTGGAGTCACTCAAGCTTCAGCTCGATAGTTACCCGGGTGAATATTTGGGCGTCCTCTGCACCAGAAATGATATCCTGAATCAATTCTGGGAGTACATTGGTAATTCGGAACTTGCAGGGCAAGCGTATAAGCTTTCAGAAGGGGTCGGGTGGGACGACGAGAGACATGTGGTTTGCTGCACAATTCACTCCGCCAAAGGTCTTGAATTCAGGGTTGTGCACCTTCCTTCCTTTGAAAGCAACAAGGGTCGTGAGCAACGCAATCTAGCATACACAGCAGTGACGCGGGCCAAAACTGCGCTAGATATCTATCATGAGGCGGATTTTGCTGGCTGGCTCGGCGAAGCACTGCGGGATGAAGAGGACGTGGCAGACGAACCGGGTTGGGATGCAATCTTCGGCGGGACGCGATAAAAGATGCAACTAAAGTTGCGAGCAACTAGGGAAGACCTCCAGACGCTGGCGTCAGGAAGGAGGATTCAAGGGCTCTCGAGTGTCCGCTCAGTCCCTCGCAAATTCGCAGGACCAGCGCTGGTTTGGTATGGTGATGAGGCGGATGCGATGCCCCATCTTGCGCTCGTTGAATCAGAGGCCGAGCGTCGAGCTATGTTGGCTTGGGTGACTACGTATCTTGAGGCGTACTCGCCATTTACTGCCTTCTGTCGCGTACTAACCCAGGAAGAATTTGTCGAGGACTATGGACAAATGGTGGATCGGCGGCTTCTTGCCGCAAGCATTGCACTCGTGATCATGGATGCGCGTTCTCAAACGAATGCTCCGTGTACCACTCGTGAGTGCGCTGCGACATTTTCTTTCATCGCCGCAAGGTCTATTGCTTTAGACCGTTCAGGAAAAACTGTCCGCAAAGCATTCGAAAATTACTTGAGGCTGTTCGGTCTTCTGCGAGATGAAGTTCGTCTGGCATCGCAAAGGCGGTACGCCGCCGCATGGAACGTGCTTGCTGCCTTGGCGTCCGGCGAATCGAGTTATGGAACAGATTTGCCCCGACCTGTTTTTACAGCTTGCACACATTTGTGGCAGGCAGGTGTGGTCGAGAGCGACGCACTGCAGGAGCTTTCGCCAAGTCTTCGAGGACTGGACGCGGACGTGGCGAGAATGCCCGGAATGACCATCGAGGATCGAGTTACCCTATTCAGTCGAGTCGCAGAGCAGCTCCGCAACAATTTGAGCGATGTCGGTACGCTACTGTTGCTTGGATACCTTCTCAGTCACGTATCCGGAGGTACACTTGCACACTATCGACTCGGGCAGCGGCTGAGCGGCGATGTCCTCCCGTGGTATGCATTGTGTTCGGGCCTGCACCGCGAAGCGAGCTTCGCGGCGACCGGAGATGGGGCTGTCGCGTTGCGGGTGGCGCGTGAAATTGAGCGGCCGTTTGACATGAGAGCACGACCAACGTGTGACCTCGCGGTCCCCGAACTGGAAGTTATGATGGACGTGCACGCTTTCAGGCCGCGTGGTGCTCTTCGTGGACTAAAGAGCATCCTTGTGGAAGTTATGCCTGGTATCGAAGCGATCGCTCTGTTGTCCCACTCGGACGACAGCCCGCGTGAAGTCCAGCAACTTGAACTGTGGCGCGATGAATCGGATGACTTGGCCCGGATGCAGTATCATCTCGAAGAGGCACTTGTGATTTCTCGGAAACTCGGGGGCGAATCCGCTCGTGGGCGCCGCAAGAAGAGGTAGGTGATGCGCATCGGGGATGCGCGAGCACTATTGAGGGGGGGAAGGGGCCCGAGGGCATGGTGCCGAGGGGGGGTGGGTAGGTGTCGAATGGGTAGATCGGACAGTGCGTCCAGTGGAAGTGCGGAGGCCGTTCGCGTTCGCGTTGAGGACGCTGGACCTGCACCCGGGCACCCCGGTGTCGACGCCGTGGCCTCGACCGTGCGGACGGAGGCAACAATCCTTATCGCGCGCCTTCAATTTGGTGAACTTCGTGGGAACGCAGGCACTATCCGTTCGGGTGACCATTGCCGCATCGACCGACAGCCGCCCCCTGCGGGAGGCGCGAACATCCAGGTGCAACTGAACGGGCTGAATGGGGACTCGTCAATCGCGACATGCGTGATCCACTCCACTGTTTTTCAGTCGATGAACGACTGGCCGTCAGGATTGCGTCAGCACCAAGAAGGCTGGCTCCTTCGACAGGTGCGGATTGCTCTGACTGATAGCCTACGGAATGGAAACATCAACCATATTAGCGGCTCGTTTCACGCCACCGGTACCCCCACCAACCTAACTCCAAGGGAGCAAAACCGATATCGCGTCGCAAGACCTTCTGACCCGTCGAAGCCACGTGGAAGGGAGGGACCCTGACATGGAAGCACGCTCGGCACTCGCCGGCAGCGCGCGAGGACTCTTCCCGCGCTGCCGGCGGTGGCTGAGTGGTAAAAGCGCCTGCATAATAACAGTGGCCAGGGTTATCGCCCTGCGTGGGTTCGATCCCCACCTGCTCCGCTGACTCTCAATCGAGAGCCTTACCTGATGAGGGGCGGCGCGAATGAAGCGGCGCCCCTCATCAGGGAAACACGGATCCCGCTTATGCAATCCCCACCAACAACTTCCCCACCGCCTCAGCGGCCACCCGTGCCGCCTCCAAATCCCCCGCTGCGACGGCCACCCGCTGCGCCTCGATCAACGCCGCCAGCATCGCCGCCCGCGGCCCTGCGAGCCCACCCGCTCCGGGTCCCCCAACCGAGCCCGCCCCGGCTCCGCCCGCTCCGCCTCCGCCGTCCGCCCCCTTCACCACGTCTTCCGCGCGTCCCCCTTGACTCGGCCGCCCGGTCTCCCCTTCCCGGACCTCACGTGCCACCCACGTGCCAGCCGCCTCCTGCTCCCCCTCCCCCCCGGCTGTCACAAAAACAGCCTCTTCACTGCTAGTGGCCCCGCTGGGACTCGAACCCAGACGTCCTTCCGGACAGGGGATTTTAAATCTCCTGCGTCTACCATTCCGCCACGGGGCCCAATCTTCCGTACGTTCGCCGCCTTCTCGCCTGCTCGCCTCTCCTCCGCTCCCGCCCGCCTCGACCAGCCTGTATACACCTTCTCCCCCCGCCATGACCACCCTCCCCGAACCCTCCCCCCTCACCCCCCTCCTCCACGCCCGCCTCGAAGCAGCCCACCTCTGCCCTGACACCGGCCTCCTCGCCCTCACCTTCTACCTTGGCCGCAAGCTCCTCCTCGCCGCGGGCCTCGGCCCCCATGTCGCCGGACTCGGCTTCCTCCCGCGCCTCCCGCGGGCGCGCGCCACCGCCGCACATCCCCTCGTCGCGGCCATGCGTGCCCACCTCCTCGATCGCCGCCTCCGCTCCATCCTCCTCCAGGACGGCGCTCTCCACCTCGACTTCGACCCCCCGGACGACGCCCTCCCACCCGCTCGCCTCTCCCTTCGTGTCGGACGTCGTGGACAGGCGCAGGTCGCTTCCCCCGCAGGGGCTCTCGTCACCTGGCCCCTCGATCCCGACCCCGAACACGCTCCCCCACGCGACGGCGTCGATCCCACCCGATGGATCGACTCCACCGAGGCCCTCGAACGACACGGCGCCGCCATGGTCGAGACCTCCGATGCTCGCTCCCTCGAGCTGCTCCGCGCAGGCCTCCTCCGCGCCGCCAAGGCCAAGCTCAAGGCAATCGAACGCCGCGCCGATGCCGTCCGGCAAGACCTCGCGCGCCTGCAAGACGCCCCCCGCCTCCAGAAGATCGGACGCTTGCTCATCGCCCAAGCCCACAAGATCCCCAAGGGACAGACACGCGCCTCCCTCGACGACTGGGAAGAAGGCGGACCCCTCGAGGTCACGCTCGCGCCGGACAAACCACCGAAGTCCCAGGCCGAGACCTTCTTCCAGAAGGCCAGGCGCCTCCAGCGCGGCGCCGCCGTCATGGAGAAGCGCCTCGCCGACACCGAACACGCCTGGGAGACGCTCCTGCCCCTCGTCGACGCGATCACCGCGGCCCCCGCCGATCCCGCAGCCCTCGACGCCCTCGCCGAGCGCGCCAGACAAGCCGGCGTCTCCCCCGCCGAGATCGACGCCGCCTCCCACGGGAAAACCTCGCGGCAGCAGGAAAAGCTGCGCAGGCCGTACCACGCGTTCCGCGATGCCCTCGGGCGGACCATCCTCGTCGGCCGCGGCGGCAAGGACAACGACGAGCTCATCACGCGACACGCCCGGCCCCACGACCTCTGGCTCCACGCCAAGAACATCCACGGCGC containing:
- a CDS encoding ATP-binding domain-containing protein; this translates as MSTWWVDEKQLDEDQRAVVRLGDTGRFLISGPPGSGKTNLLLLRANYLHGKGMYNFAVLSFTLALKSFLVAGARRYGVFPPDRVDTTMGWMMRQLNANGGSLANLSDDLTTRRSQLAQRLFDQIEARNLTTLHTTILLDEAQDCTQEEIRLFSRCASNLFIVGDDRQLIYENAAGLDEISKLIPAKDRKVLRFHYRNAPQICDLADRFAKVSRGHVAIKPTSNYPGPPGRVRIHRQPLRQQFEQIVESLKLQLDSYPGEYLGVLCTRNDILNQFWEYIGNSELAGQAYKLSEGVGWDDERHVVCCTIHSAKGLEFRVVHLPSFESNKGREQRNLAYTAVTRAKTALDIYHEADFAGWLGEALRDEEDVADEPGWDAIFGGTR
- a CDS encoding NFACT RNA binding domain-containing protein: MERRADAVRQDLARLQDAPRLQKIGRLLIAQAHKIPKGQTRASLDDWEEGGPLEVTLAPDKPPKSQAETFFQKARRLQRGAAVMEKRLADTEHAWETLLPLVDAITAAPADPAALDALAERARQAGVSPAEIDAASHGKTSRQQEKLRRPYHAFRDALGRTILVGRGGKDNDELITRHARPHDLWLHAKNIHGAHVIVPLDKGQNCPAELLVDAATLAAHFSDARGENACEVSYVERRHVRKPRKSAPGAVTFDREKILTVRVEPERLARLLASKQEA
- a CDS encoding serine/threonine-protein kinase; the encoded protein is MAGERGDYKVTKGTPIGRGGCATVYRAVHKPTQREVAFKESFSTEYARRRMAREIDIQRGLVHPNVMPILDADPKGKWFIMPLADGDLRKLSPLTHPAIVAMVTDVSGGLETAHAAGHVHRDVTPGNILRVTENGGSRFVVADWGLVRQPHGKTTAILTSDTRFIGTLGYAAPEMYHDPHGATFTADVYSLGRVVSYLATGKDPDPVMIQSNLPEGPWYKFVHQTTLLDPKARPQSMAEVRALLATVVEEKPSPIAPAANLAECAETARRTLASLRRQLESEVRRFCIAISRSTVDSEIVGTTIRVKAVLEPGGVMALPHAIPLIVSATMVGARLTVRAGLGHKEDGELRAVGHGWDEIDSTAFAQIESALLALLKEV